One stretch of Flavobacterium sp. 9 DNA includes these proteins:
- a CDS encoding GH3 auxin-responsive promoter family protein, producing MPLSIINSFASWVLKQRIHQIELFLKYPNEVQEELLHNLLTSSENTIIGKKYDFASINSYATFVERVPIATYEELQPLIERTRQGEQNVFWETPIKWFAKSSGTTNAKSKFIPVSNEALEDCHYKGSKDLLCLYLNNNEDSELFLGKSLRLGGSSQIYENNNTFFGDLSAILIENMPIWAEFSSTPSSKTSLMSEWESKIAAIINETKNENVTSFAGVPSWMLVLMNKVLENTGKQSLLELWPNLEVYFHGGVSFSPYKEQYKKILPSKDFKYYEIYNASEGFFAIQDLNNSSDLLLMLDYGIFYEFISMDTFGTPNQKVVRLADVELDKNYAIVITTNSGLWRYLIGDTVRFTSLNPYRIRVTGRTKHHINVFGEELMVENTDQAIAKACQLTQTEVIDYTVAPIFMQDKEKGAHEWMIEFKKNPADVGLFQKVLDETLQTLNSDYEAKRHNNMTLNPLVINVARENLFYDWLKERDKLGGQHKIPRLSNQRDYLEQLKEMCTVKS from the coding sequence ATGCCCTTATCAATAATCAACTCGTTTGCCTCTTGGGTCCTGAAACAAAGGATACATCAAATTGAACTTTTTCTAAAATATCCGAATGAAGTTCAAGAAGAACTGTTGCATAATTTATTGACATCGTCAGAAAATACGATTATCGGAAAAAAATATGATTTTGCGTCCATAAACTCCTATGCTACTTTTGTAGAAAGAGTTCCAATTGCGACTTACGAAGAATTGCAGCCTTTGATTGAACGCACACGTCAAGGCGAACAAAATGTTTTTTGGGAAACTCCTATTAAATGGTTTGCCAAATCTAGCGGAACTACAAATGCCAAAAGTAAATTTATTCCTGTAAGTAACGAAGCTCTGGAAGATTGTCATTATAAAGGAAGTAAAGATTTACTTTGTTTATACTTGAATAATAATGAGGATTCTGAATTGTTTCTTGGAAAAAGCCTTCGCTTGGGCGGAAGTTCTCAGATTTACGAAAACAACAATACTTTCTTTGGAGATTTGTCTGCTATTTTGATTGAAAATATGCCTATTTGGGCCGAATTTAGCAGTACTCCAAGCAGCAAAACCTCTTTAATGAGTGAATGGGAATCTAAGATTGCCGCCATTATAAATGAAACCAAAAACGAAAATGTTACCAGTTTTGCCGGAGTTCCGTCCTGGATGTTGGTTTTGATGAATAAGGTTTTAGAAAATACAGGAAAACAAAGTTTATTAGAGCTTTGGCCAAATCTTGAAGTTTACTTTCATGGAGGCGTAAGTTTTTCTCCATATAAAGAACAATACAAGAAAATTTTACCGAGTAAAGATTTCAAATATTACGAAATATATAATGCTTCTGAAGGCTTTTTTGCCATTCAGGATTTGAATAATTCGAGCGATTTATTATTGATGTTGGACTACGGAATTTTCTACGAGTTTATTTCGATGGATACTTTTGGAACTCCAAATCAAAAAGTAGTTCGTTTGGCAGATGTTGAATTGGATAAAAACTACGCCATTGTTATTACTACAAATTCTGGTTTATGGCGTTATTTAATTGGAGATACAGTTCGTTTTACTTCTTTAAACCCATACAGAATTCGTGTTACGGGAAGAACGAAACATCATATTAATGTTTTTGGTGAAGAATTAATGGTCGAAAATACCGATCAGGCAATTGCCAAAGCTTGCCAACTTACTCAAACCGAAGTTATAGATTATACCGTTGCTCCAATTTTTATGCAGGATAAAGAAAAAGGCGCACACGAATGGATGATCGAATTCAAGAAAAACCCTGCTGATGTTGGGCTTTTCCAAAAAGTTCTGGATGAAACTTTACAGACTTTAAATTCCGATTATGAAGCCAAACGCCATAACAATATGACTTTAAATCCGCTTGTAATTAATGTCGCACGTGAAAACTTATTTTACGATTGGCTAAAGGAACGTGATAAACTTGGCGGACAACATAAGATTCCGAGGCTTTCGAACCAGAGAGATTATTTGGAGCAGTTGAAAGAGATGTGTACTGTTAAGAGCTAA
- a CDS encoding DUF2797 domain-containing protein → MTYQGVLTKMQTEMGDPIQYYLVFEDSFLNMNQLLNKEIEINFVGYECLNCHKKKKIYRQGFCYDCFYSSPAVGDWIMRPELSTAHLGIADRDLDYEQKVQLQPHIVYLALASEVKVGVTRKTQVPTRWIDQGATQAIAIVEVPNRYLAGITEVALKDHYTDKTNWRKMLQSTGESFDLIAEKVKVESLIPSEVQEYFYSQKNDLYELHYPVLNYPAKVASLNLDKTPSFQGKLTGIKGQYLIFENGTVFNIRGSEGYVVEINV, encoded by the coding sequence ATGACATATCAAGGAGTACTTACAAAAATGCAAACTGAAATGGGAGATCCAATTCAATATTATTTGGTTTTCGAAGATAGTTTTCTAAATATGAATCAATTATTGAATAAAGAGATTGAGATTAATTTTGTGGGTTATGAATGTTTGAATTGTCATAAAAAGAAGAAAATATACAGACAAGGTTTTTGTTATGATTGTTTTTACTCGAGTCCTGCAGTTGGAGATTGGATTATGAGACCGGAATTAAGTACGGCTCATTTAGGAATCGCTGACCGTGATTTAGACTATGAGCAAAAAGTGCAATTGCAGCCACATATTGTTTATTTGGCACTTGCAAGTGAAGTAAAAGTAGGTGTGACGCGCAAAACACAAGTTCCAACGCGTTGGATAGATCAGGGCGCAACACAAGCAATCGCAATTGTTGAGGTTCCTAATCGATATTTGGCAGGAATTACTGAGGTTGCGTTAAAAGATCATTATACGGATAAAACGAATTGGAGAAAAATGCTTCAAAGTACGGGCGAAAGTTTTGATTTGATTGCTGAAAAAGTAAAAGTAGAAAGCTTAATTCCGTCTGAAGTTCAGGAATACTTTTATTCTCAAAAAAATGATCTTTATGAATTGCATTATCCTGTTCTAAATTATCCTGCAAAAGTGGCCAGTTTGAACTTAGATAAGACACCTTCTTTTCAGGGAAAATTAACAGGAATCAAAGGCCAATATTTAATTTTTGAAAACGGAACTGTATTTAATATTCGTGGTTCTGAAGGTTATGTTGTCGAAATAAACGTCTAG
- a CDS encoding glycosyltransferase family 9 protein encodes MSVLSKINHYRRGVMRNLTKNIGKPKSELDIVLVDKSEIKRVLICRPNARLGNLLLITPLVQEVMEIFPNCKVDLFVKGTLAPIIFENYESINKVIDLPKKPFKNLLKYINVWISIKKQKYDVAINVDQNSSSGRLAVQFSNAKYKFYGDLHEESQLVKSDYDHIAKYPVYNFRYYLTKLGLAKSNKIIAPIDLKLSSSEIAEGKKTLHDLVHNSKRTICIFTYATGTKCLAEDWWDNFYKQLTTEYKEYNIIEILPVENVSQIDFKAPTFYSKDIREIGSVIANADLFIGADSGIMHLASAVQTPTIGLFSVSNMKKYEPYDNCSIGVDINLYSKKDYIKTINSILNNGKLNIYSKAI; translated from the coding sequence ATGAGTGTTTTGAGCAAAATAAATCATTACAGGCGTGGCGTAATGCGCAATCTGACTAAGAACATTGGAAAACCAAAAAGTGAACTGGATATTGTTTTGGTTGATAAATCTGAGATTAAACGGGTTTTGATTTGTAGACCAAATGCAAGATTAGGGAATCTTTTATTGATTACACCTCTCGTTCAGGAAGTCATGGAAATATTTCCAAATTGTAAAGTCGATTTGTTTGTTAAGGGAACTTTAGCTCCAATAATTTTTGAGAATTACGAAAGCATTAATAAAGTAATCGATTTGCCCAAAAAGCCCTTCAAAAATTTACTGAAATACATTAATGTCTGGATTTCAATAAAAAAACAAAAATATGATGTTGCGATCAATGTCGATCAAAACTCTTCTTCAGGACGTTTAGCAGTCCAGTTTTCTAACGCTAAGTATAAATTTTACGGAGATTTACATGAAGAATCTCAACTTGTAAAAAGTGATTACGATCATATTGCAAAATACCCGGTTTACAACTTTCGATATTACTTAACCAAACTTGGTCTTGCAAAAAGTAATAAAATAATAGCTCCAATAGATCTTAAATTATCGTCTTCGGAAATTGCTGAAGGAAAGAAAACGTTACATGATTTAGTTCATAATTCTAAAAGAACAATCTGCATATTTACTTATGCAACCGGTACAAAATGCCTGGCAGAAGATTGGTGGGATAATTTCTATAAACAACTTACTACAGAATATAAAGAGTATAATATCATTGAAATTTTGCCTGTAGAAAATGTTTCTCAAATTGACTTTAAAGCGCCTACTTTTTATAGTAAAGACATTCGGGAAATAGGATCTGTAATCGCCAATGCTGATTTATTTATTGGTGCCGATAGTGGTATTATGCATTTGGCAAGCGCTGTTCAGACTCCAACAATTGGATTGTTTTCTGTGTCAAACATGAAAAAATACGAACCTTATGATAATTGCAGTATTGGAGTAGATATCAATTTATATTCGAAGAAAGATTATATAAAAACGATAAACTCAATTTTGAATAATGGAAAATTAAACATCTATTCAAAAGCAATTTAA
- a CDS encoding AsmA family protein codes for MLKKILKIAAIVLVVIVAALFAIPYFFKDQIKAKIAEAINESVDAKVSFADADLSLFKNFPNATVGIEKLVIINKAPFEGDTLVSLGELNLKMSIKELFKGKDEPLSIQGISSTNGLINIIFNKDGIGNFDIALKDKEETKKDDASKPLSLKIQNYKIENFTFRYIDQGSKIKMVIDSLNHEGTGDFTNSKLDLTTKSTAKVSLDMDKINYMKNVKLTLDAVLGIDLEKSKYTFKENKALINQLPLEFDGFIQMVDAGQIYDLKFKTPTSSFTNFLGLIPSAYASGLDGVKTTGDFTVAGFAKGELTDTTVPKFNIAIASNNASFQYPNLPKSVQNIVIDTKIINETGILNDTYVNLDKLSFRIDQDVFSAKANIKNITVNPIVDAALKGTINLANLSKAYPIKMDKPLAGILKADVTTNFDMASVEKSQYQNIKNAGTMSLSGFKYTDENNKSMNISTALVEFNPSTINLKKFDATTGKSDLSINGVLENFYGFMFKKQELKGNFNMSSNQLAVDDFMTAGEPATEKAAAKPTEAMKIPAFLNCTINAKATTVLYDNLKLKDVSGKLIVKDEKATLENFKTSIFGGTIGLTGTVSTKAKVPTFDMNLGFNQVDIAQTFTQLDMMKKIAPIAGIINGKLNSTIKLNGNLDAKELTPDLKSISGDLLGQLLSTTINSKNSTVLNALTSNIKFIDMNKINLNDIKAALTFENGKVNVKPFDIKYQDIKITVGGTHGFDQSMNYNLKLDVPAKYLGSEANAFISKMSPADAAKLQNIPINAMITGNFSNPKISTDMKSAVTSLASQVANQQKEKLTQKGASALNDLINKNTKAKDTTKAAATEKEQKTQEVTKKASDLINGLFKKKN; via the coding sequence ATGTTAAAGAAAATTCTAAAAATCGCAGCCATTGTACTTGTCGTCATTGTTGCTGCATTATTTGCCATTCCTTATTTTTTTAAAGATCAGATAAAAGCCAAAATTGCCGAGGCTATTAACGAAAGTGTTGATGCAAAAGTAAGTTTTGCTGACGCTGATTTAAGTTTGTTTAAAAACTTCCCAAATGCAACTGTTGGAATCGAGAAATTGGTTATTATCAACAAAGCTCCTTTTGAAGGTGATACTTTGGTTTCACTAGGCGAATTGAATCTAAAAATGAGTATTAAAGAACTTTTCAAAGGAAAAGACGAACCTTTAAGCATTCAGGGAATTAGTTCTACGAATGGTTTAATTAATATCATCTTTAATAAAGATGGTATTGGTAACTTCGATATCGCTTTAAAAGACAAAGAAGAAACAAAGAAAGACGATGCTAGTAAACCGCTTTCATTGAAAATTCAGAATTATAAAATCGAAAACTTTACCTTTAGATATATCGATCAGGGATCAAAAATAAAAATGGTAATTGATAGTTTAAATCACGAAGGAACGGGAGATTTTACCAATTCTAAACTAGATTTGACTACAAAATCTACTGCCAAAGTATCTTTGGATATGGACAAAATCAATTATATGAAAAACGTAAAACTGACTTTAGACGCAGTTTTAGGAATTGATTTAGAAAAAAGTAAATATACTTTTAAAGAAAATAAAGCCTTGATTAATCAATTACCGTTAGAATTTGACGGTTTTATTCAGATGGTTGATGCAGGTCAGATTTATGATTTAAAATTTAAAACACCAACTTCGTCTTTCACCAATTTCTTAGGTTTAATTCCGTCGGCATATGCTTCTGGTTTAGATGGTGTAAAAACAACTGGAGATTTTACTGTAGCTGGTTTTGCAAAAGGTGAATTGACAGATACTACAGTTCCTAAATTCAATATTGCGATTGCTTCAAACAATGCTTCTTTTCAATATCCTAACTTACCAAAATCAGTTCAGAATATTGTAATCGACACAAAAATCATCAATGAAACAGGAATTCTAAATGACACCTACGTTAATTTAGACAAGCTTTCTTTTAGAATTGATCAGGACGTTTTTAGCGCTAAAGCGAATATCAAAAACATTACAGTAAATCCTATTGTAGATGCTGCATTAAAAGGAACGATCAACTTAGCAAACCTTTCAAAAGCATATCCAATCAAAATGGACAAACCATTGGCTGGTATTTTAAAAGCTGATGTTACGACCAATTTTGATATGGCATCTGTAGAAAAAAGCCAATATCAAAATATTAAAAATGCCGGAACAATGAGTTTGTCAGGCTTTAAATATACAGATGAGAATAACAAATCTATGAACATTAGTACGGCTTTGGTTGAATTTAATCCAAGCACTATTAATCTGAAAAAATTTGATGCTACAACCGGAAAAAGTGATTTAAGCATAAATGGTGTTCTGGAAAATTTCTATGGTTTTATGTTTAAAAAACAAGAACTAAAAGGAAATTTCAACATGAGCTCAAACCAATTAGCGGTTGATGATTTTATGACTGCCGGTGAACCTGCAACTGAAAAAGCTGCAGCAAAACCAACAGAAGCGATGAAAATTCCAGCTTTTTTAAATTGTACTATCAATGCCAAAGCAACAACAGTTTTATATGATAATTTAAAACTAAAGGATGTTTCTGGTAAATTAATCGTAAAAGATGAAAAAGCAACTTTAGAGAACTTTAAAACTTCAATTTTTGGCGGAACAATTGGTTTAACAGGAACAGTTTCTACAAAAGCAAAAGTGCCAACTTTTGATATGAATTTAGGTTTCAATCAAGTTGATATTGCACAGACTTTTACTCAATTGGACATGATGAAAAAGATCGCTCCAATTGCCGGAATTATCAATGGTAAATTGAATTCTACTATTAAATTAAACGGAAACTTAGATGCGAAAGAATTAACTCCGGATTTAAAATCTATTTCAGGAGATTTGTTAGGACAATTACTTTCAACTACGATAAATTCTAAAAATTCAACAGTATTAAATGCTTTGACATCAAACATTAAATTTATCGATATGAATAAGATAAATTTAAATGATATTAAAGCCGCTTTAACTTTTGAAAACGGAAAAGTAAATGTAAAACCATTTGACATCAAATATCAGGATATTAAAATCACTGTTGGTGGAACTCACGGTTTTGACCAATCAATGAATTATAACTTAAAATTGGATGTTCCGGCTAAGTATTTAGGAAGCGAAGCAAATGCTTTTATCTCGAAAATGTCTCCTGCTGATGCTGCGAAATTGCAAAACATTCCGATAAACGCAATGATTACAGGGAATTTTTCTAATCCAAAAATCTCAACTGATATGAAATCTGCAGTTACAAGTTTAGCATCGCAAGTTGCAAATCAACAAAAAGAAAAGTTGACACAAAAAGGAGCTTCTGCACTTAATGATTTAATCAACAAGAATACAAAAGCAAAAGATACTACAAAAGCTGCTGCAACTGAAAAAGAACAGAAAACTCAAGAAGTTACTAAAAAAGCAAGTGACTTGATAAACGGTTTGTTCAAGAAGAAAAACTAA
- a CDS encoding S9 family peptidase, with amino-acid sequence MKNIVLLLTIFFLSFVNAQDKKQDTYKESNVILKINNDQLFGTLTVPDLTKKYPVALIIAGSGPTDRDGNNPMMKNNSLKMLAEALAKNGIASLRYDKRGIGESKASAISESSLVFENYTEDAKSWINFLKQDKRFSQLVIIGHSEGSLIGMIAGAKANKFISIAGAGDSADKIIKAQIASKSNKQIEEMTFPIIDSLKTGNTVKKVDPMLNSLFRSSIQPYLISWFKYNPQTEIKKLNVPVLILQGNNDLQVTVQDAENLSKSNKNAELLIVDKMNHIMKIIEGDKQANLESYNNATLPISEVMTNKIVSFILK; translated from the coding sequence ATGAAAAATATAGTTCTTCTGCTCACTATTTTCTTTTTGAGCTTTGTAAATGCTCAGGATAAAAAACAAGATACCTATAAAGAGTCTAATGTAATTTTAAAAATTAATAACGATCAGCTTTTTGGTACTTTAACCGTTCCTGATTTAACGAAGAAATATCCTGTTGCATTAATAATTGCAGGTTCAGGACCAACAGACAGAGACGGAAATAATCCGATGATGAAAAATAATTCGTTAAAAATGCTGGCTGAAGCTTTGGCAAAAAACGGGATTGCATCATTAAGATATGACAAAAGAGGAATTGGCGAAAGCAAAGCTTCTGCAATATCTGAATCTAGTTTAGTTTTTGAAAATTATACCGAAGATGCCAAAAGCTGGATTAATTTCCTGAAACAAGACAAACGTTTTTCGCAATTAGTAATCATTGGACATAGCGAAGGTTCATTAATAGGAATGATTGCAGGAGCAAAAGCAAATAAATTTATTTCTATTGCCGGAGCCGGAGATTCAGCAGATAAAATCATAAAGGCACAAATAGCAAGTAAATCTAATAAGCAAATTGAGGAAATGACCTTTCCTATTATTGACAGTTTAAAAACTGGAAATACGGTTAAAAAAGTTGATCCAATGCTTAATTCACTTTTCAGGTCGAGTATTCAGCCGTATTTGATTTCGTGGTTTAAATACAATCCACAAACAGAAATCAAAAAGCTAAATGTTCCAGTTTTAATTCTGCAAGGAAACAACGATTTGCAAGTCACGGTGCAAGATGCTGAGAACTTATCCAAGTCTAACAAAAATGCCGAATTACTGATCGTAGATAAAATGAATCATATCATGAAAATTATCGAAGGCGACAAACAGGCAAATTTAGAAAGTTATAACAACGCGACTTTACCAATTTCCGAAGTTATGACTAATAAGATTGTTTCTTTTATTCTGAAATAA
- the sppA gene encoding signal peptide peptidase SppA has product MKFLGNVIATVIGIFVFIMLFFFGVILIGTIFGGDDSVSVKGDSVIELDLKQIQNDYAGKYKDPWVTVFSDKKGIGLTDVISAIEAAKTDDNIKGISILNDQSSLGLAQYKDLRNALESFKKSGKFVWAYANTYSQKEYYLNSVANTVYLNPAGDLDFKGLSSEVMFFKDFQDKSGIHMEVIRHGKYKSAVEPFLENKMSDANREQVTALLNSIWTTVTNDISKSRNIPVAKLNEIANGLLARTPEMAKAQHLVDIVAYEDVYHDNIKKELKVTGDDDYNKISIADYTQNNITTALTNTATDQIAIIYAQGEIQSGEGDVNVIGEGSMRRSLQEARKNEDVKAIVLRIDSPGGSALTSDLIWREIEITKKVKPVVVSMGNYAASGGYYIACNANKIFAENNTITGSIGVFGILPNFSPLATKLGINTEQVKTHENSANYSPFVPIDEKFKAFTLEGVEQIYNTFVTHVAQGRKMTFAQVDAIAQGRVWSGTEALKIGLVDKIGGLNDAIAEAAKIAKVKTYSTQNYPEYEKTFNDLLSNLPFAQSKEAFIKEEIGEENYQLIEQVKRFQNQKGVQAILPFGLNIK; this is encoded by the coding sequence ATGAAGTTTTTAGGAAATGTAATTGCCACAGTTATTGGTATTTTTGTATTTATTATGCTCTTCTTTTTTGGAGTAATTCTAATTGGAACTATTTTTGGCGGAGACGATTCTGTTTCTGTTAAAGGTGATTCTGTTATAGAATTAGATTTAAAACAAATTCAAAATGATTACGCCGGAAAATACAAAGATCCTTGGGTAACGGTTTTTTCAGATAAAAAAGGAATCGGTTTAACGGATGTTATCAGCGCTATCGAAGCTGCAAAAACAGATGATAACATCAAAGGAATTTCTATTTTAAATGATCAGTCTTCTTTAGGATTGGCACAATATAAAGATTTGAGAAATGCACTTGAAAGTTTCAAAAAATCAGGAAAATTTGTTTGGGCTTACGCCAATACTTATTCTCAAAAAGAATATTATTTAAACTCAGTTGCCAACACCGTTTATTTGAATCCTGCCGGAGATTTAGACTTCAAAGGACTTTCGTCTGAAGTAATGTTCTTTAAGGATTTTCAGGATAAATCAGGTATTCATATGGAAGTGATTCGTCACGGAAAATACAAAAGTGCCGTTGAACCTTTCTTAGAAAACAAAATGAGTGATGCTAACAGAGAACAAGTTACAGCATTATTAAACTCAATCTGGACAACGGTTACGAACGATATTTCGAAAAGTAGAAATATTCCTGTTGCTAAATTAAACGAAATCGCAAATGGTTTGCTTGCCAGAACTCCGGAAATGGCAAAAGCACAACATTTAGTAGATATTGTTGCTTATGAAGATGTATATCACGATAACATTAAAAAAGAATTGAAAGTAACCGGAGACGATGATTACAACAAAATTTCTATCGCAGATTATACTCAAAACAACATAACAACAGCTTTGACCAATACTGCAACAGATCAAATCGCGATTATTTACGCTCAAGGCGAAATACAAAGCGGTGAAGGAGATGTTAACGTAATTGGAGAAGGTTCAATGCGTCGTTCATTGCAAGAAGCCAGAAAAAATGAAGATGTAAAAGCAATCGTACTTAGAATTGATAGTCCGGGTGGAAGCGCTTTGACTTCTGATTTGATTTGGAGAGAAATCGAAATCACTAAAAAAGTAAAACCAGTTGTAGTTTCAATGGGTAATTATGCTGCTTCGGGAGGATATTATATTGCTTGTAACGCCAACAAAATTTTTGCTGAGAACAATACTATTACCGGTTCTATTGGTGTATTTGGTATCTTACCTAACTTCAGCCCTTTGGCAACTAAATTAGGAATCAATACAGAACAAGTAAAAACACACGAAAACTCCGCTAATTATAGTCCGTTTGTGCCAATTGATGAGAAGTTTAAAGCCTTTACATTAGAAGGAGTTGAACAAATCTACAATACTTTTGTAACTCATGTGGCTCAAGGTCGAAAAATGACTTTTGCGCAAGTAGATGCTATCGCACAAGGAAGAGTTTGGTCAGGAACTGAAGCTTTGAAAATTGGTTTGGTTGACAAAATTGGAGGTTTGAATGATGCTATTGCCGAGGCTGCAAAAATTGCCAAAGTAAAAACATACAGCACTCAAAACTATCCTGAATATGAAAAAACATTCAATGATTTACTTTCAAATCTGCCTTTTGCACAATCGAAAGAAGCTTTTATAAAAGAAGAAATCGGAGAAGAAAACTACCAACTTATCGAACAGGTAAAAAGGTTTCAAAATCAAAAAGGTGTTCAGGCAATCCTTCCTTTTGGGTTAAACATCAAATAA